A stretch of the Theileria equi strain WA chromosome 1, complete sequence genome encodes the following:
- a CDS encoding hypothetical protein (encoded by transcript BEWA_021080A), with amino-acid sequence MEDISEAEKQEFQHFINIIYSYMTYKRDGSVDVERIYRSFDLLSKDDKELLKESPARRTFQILQALMLNQQFISLMLSSIVDVDEGQNSRPIESNNYTESMEDILKRLRYIVKNSSFCRIPQEVEDPEIQPTTDPVVLQRNMNWVRTTLRQFVRDWSEEGAQERNQCFEPLLDALKRRVPIVDKSKRPKVLCPGSGLGRLPFEVLNLGYASQGNEFSYFMLIGSFFIINHSIKPKSLKIYPYCLDTSNRMTFKDQLQPVAIPDVSPADSNFEGHDFSMCAGEFTEVYENIHEEFDAVLTSFFLDTAKNVITYVRTIAKITKKGGLWANIGPLLYHYADISHNSIELPWDELESIISKWFKIENLCWKDANYTSNPSSMMKTQYKCVYFEAIRSDVEVIGRSNIF; translated from the exons ATGGAGGATATCTCAGAGGCTGAGAAGCAAGAGTTTCAGCACTTCATAAACATCATATATTCTTATATGACCTACAAGAGGGATGGATCGGTGGATGTCGAACGTATTTATAGATCTTTCGACCTCCTATCCAAAGATGATAAGGAATTGTTAAAGGAATCACCCGCAAGGAGGACCTTCCAAATCCTCCAAGCGCTCATGCTCAACCAGCAGTTCATTTCACTCATGCTCTCTAGTATTGTGGATGTCGATGAGGGACAAAATTCTAGACCAATTGAATCAAACAACTATACAGAGTCTATGGAAGATATCCTAAAACGGCTGAGGTATATTGTAAAAAACTCTTCGTTCTGCAGGATTCCGCAAGAGGTCGAGGACCCCGAAATCCAACCAACCACGGATCCGGTTGTTTTGCAGAGAAACATGAACTGG GTACGAACAACGCTGAGACAATTCGTTAGGGACTGGTCAGAGGAGGGAGCTCAGGAAAGAAATCAGTGCTTCGAACCTCTACTGGACGCCTTGAAAAGAAGGGTTCCAATTGTAGATAAGAGTAAACGACCAAA AGTATTGTGCCCTGGTTCTGGGCTCGGCCGTTTACCATTTGAAGTTTTGAATCTGGGATATGCAAGTCAGGGCAACGAATTTTCGTATTTTATGCTAatag GTTCATTCTTCATAATAAATCACTCGATAAAGCCGAAATCGTTGAaaatatatccatattGCCTAGATACTAGTAATAG GATGACGTTTAAAGACCAACTACAACCTGTAGCTATCCCGGACGTTTCTCCGGCTGATAGCAACTTTGAAGGTCATGATTTCTCAATGTGCGCGGGAGAATTCACTGAAGTGTATGAAAATATACATGAAGAATTCGACGCTGTGTTAACCTCCTTCTTTCTGGACACTGCCAAGAACGTCATTACTTACGTTCGAACAATCGCAAAAATTACCAAAAAGGGAGGTTTGTGGGCCAATATAGGTCCTTTGTTGTACCATTATGCGGATATAAGTCACAATTCTATCGAGCTGCCTTGGGATGAATTGGAATCTATCATCTCAAAATGGTTCAAAATAGAAAATCTATGCTGGAAGGATGCAAATTATACCTCAAATCCAAGTAGCATGATGAAAACACAGTACAAATGTGTCTATTTTGAAGCCATTCGAAGTGATGTTGAGGTAATAGGTCGCTCTAACATCTTCTAA
- a CDS encoding diphthamide biosynthesis protein 2-related domain containing protein (encoded by transcript BEWA_021030A) — protein MDTDSLNNSLPNTGIRPVDSEIGRLAEYDEDFLSKVIAKALPSNYNFEVRKCIAKIRQKEASCVALQMPEGLLHWGCEISDILLFFCPSLTEVVIMADVTYGACCIDDLTAACLGCDLVIHYGHSCLIPINTVTLDCLYVFVEISFPADKLVDSIKTNFDENDHLIMLGTIQYSNVLRETAAKLDADDYFKYQVDIPQALPLLPGEVLGCTSPKIDVGKIRRKIANGSVEAENDALAVPNATDKIIFIADGRFHLESTLIQNPGIQLFRFDPFSKIFSEESYDLECLQNTRHDAIINARRSRKICIILSTLGRQGNTNIFKNISDLLTENKIDHFKLMLSEITLEKLESIDADAFIQVGCPRLSIDWGTSFKKPILNPYESYVAFGKVEYKRVYPMDYYSRAGGDWANYPANAKATDAVDPKEMIRQRLMQRSMNAKRVEYSS, from the exons ATGGATACAGATTCTCTCAACAACTCCCTACCAAACACCGGCATAAGACCTGTGGACTCTGAAATTGGCAGATTGGCCGAATATGATGAGGATTTCCTCTCAAAAGTCATCGCAAAGGCACTCCCCTCAAATTACAACTTTGAGGTTCGCAAATGTATCGCAAAAATACGGCAAAAGGAAGCTTCATGTGTAGCCTTGCAGATGCCCGAAGGACTTCTTCATTGGGGCTGTGAAATTAGTGATATACTTTTGTTCTTTTGTCCTTCACTTACTGAG GTTGTTATAATGGCAGATGTGACATATGGAGCGTGTTGTATCGACGATCTTACAGCAGCTTGCCTAGGATGTGACTTGGTTATTCACTATGGTCATTCATGTTTGATACCGATAAATACAGTAACTTTAGATTGTCTATACGTTTTTGTTGAAATTTCGTTTCCAGCGGATAAGCTGGTAGATTCCATAAagacaaattttgatgaaaacgATCACCTTATTATGCTTGGAACGATCCAATATTCTAATGTTCTAAGGGAGACTGCCGCCAAGTTGGATGCAGATGATTATTTTAAGTACCAAGTAGATATTCCACAGGCATTACCTTTGCTGCCAGGGGAAGTTTTGGGTTGCACATCGCCAAAGATCGACGTTGGGAAAATTAGGAGGAAGATTGCAAATGGCTCAGTGGAAGCTGAAAATGATGCTTTAGCCGTTCCAAATGCAACTGACAAGATAATATTTATAGCGGATGGGAGGTTTCATCTGGAAAGTACGCTCATTCAGAATCCAGGGATACAACTTTTTCGGTTTGATCCCTTCAGCAAG ATATTTTCGGAGGAGTCATACGACTTGGAGTGTCTACAAAACACAAGACATGATGCCATAATAAATGCCAGGCGATCAcgcaaaatttgtatcataCTCAGTACTCTCGGAAGACAAGGAAACAccaatatttttaaaaatatttccGATTTACTCACAGAGAACAAGATAGACCATTTTAAGCTTATGCTCTCTGAGATAACTCTTGAAAAACTCGAGTCTATAGATGCAGATGCTTTCATCCAG GTTGGATGTCCTCGACTATCCATTGATTGGGGGACATCGTTTAAGAAGCCCATATTAAACCCATATGAGTCATATGTTGCATTTGGAAAGGTAGAATACAAGAGAGTTTACCCGATGGATTATTACTCCAGGGCAGGAGGAGACTGGGCAAATTATCCTGCAA ATGCCAAGGCCACAGATGCAGTGGACCCAAAGGAGATGATTCGACAAAGATTAATGCAGAGGTCAATGAATGCAAAACGTGTAGAGTACTCTAGTTAG
- a CDS encoding hypothetical protein (encoded by transcript BEWA_021100A), which translates to MGYFVIHLSRKNSHLPFLGKIVDYEHGMSVMDRLSVSKDGVIVFEPEGDQYLHAIKALKDYAENKNRLFVEHFTTVDEYQAKLKTIAYACTEFKEHVAFCLAAAVSDFKIPEANMPKEKLSSDSAITLHLEPVKKTRLLVRSICGTEPLLCCFKLATNEADLHTKANKMLQQPTLADMVVCNIFEDRKAVVKILYPDGSLERITDEDQKINENIAKSLANAHEKRIKFCQIKDGKNENI; encoded by the exons ATGGGTTATTTTGTCATTCACCTCTCCAGGAAGAATTCACATCTCCCCTTTCTGGGCAAAATTGTAGACTATGAGCATGGTATGAGCGTCATGGACCGTTTATCCGTATCTAAAGATGGCGTGATAGTCT TTGAGCCTGAGGGTGATCAATATCTCCATGCAATAAAAGCACTGAAAGACTACGCAGAG AACAAAAACAGACTATTTGTTGAACACTTTACAACTGTGGATGAATACCAAGCGAAACTAAA AACAATTGCTTACGCTTGTACAGAGTTTAAAGAACATGTGGCATTCTGTCTAGCGGCTGCCGTTTcagattttaaaattccaGAGGCAAATATG CCAAAGGAGAAACTTTCATCGGACTCAGCTATAACTCTACACCTTGAACCTGTTAAAAAAACTAG GTTACTTGTACGTTCAATTTGTGGAACTGAACCGCTGTTATGCTGTTTCAAACTTGCAACAAACGAGGCTGATTTACATACAAAAGCAAATAAAATGCTACAACAGCCAACTTTGGCAGATATG GTtgtttgtaatatattcGAGGATAGGAAAGCAGTAGTTAAAATCTTATATCCAGACGGATCACTGGAACGCATCACCGATGAG GACCAAAAAATCAATGAAAACATCGCAAAATCGTTGGCAAATGCTCACGAGAAAAGGATTAAATTTTGCCAAATCAAGGATGGGAAAAACGAAAACATATAA
- a CDS encoding hypothetical protein (encoded by transcript BEWA_021040A) → MDLSQYLFKNVPHSTARKIYRHKRTLFYIVNCFSEENVVYALKYDAWATTSKGDTTFKRHLSAGLNVVVFFSLQGTQNSPSKLVGYALIRSKPGVSKAKNVFKLPSGKTFRGRTFDILWLRCFNVPETEFSHLKNKLDEKKHIKVGPEILEIDSLCGYKLCKIFEKKFLESDTSAVNPQISLLNIPSGTHDINLKNIFAANPRFHPLLPLPILPGNPKVKSSSNAYSFDIASEFNPALLIFPVDLSNMSYDTYISLYQRSNQYWLNTPDRFKELSQDLEN, encoded by the exons ATGGACCTTTCTCAATATCTCTTTAAAAACGTACCACATTCAACTGCAAGAAAGATCT ATAGACACAAAAGAACACTATTCTACATTGTAAACTGCTTCTCAGAGGAGAATGTTGTTTACGCGCTAAAATACGACGCATGGGCTACGACTTCAAAGGGTGACACAACATTTAAACGCCACCTGAGCGCGGGTCTTAATGTTGTTGTATTTTTTTCACTACAAGGTACCCAAAATAGCCCATCGAAACTAGTGGGATACGCCCTCATTAGGTCAAAACCAGGCGTTAGCAAAGCAAAAAACGTATTTAAATTACCAAGTGGAAAGACATTTCGTGGAAGGACGTTTGACATACTCTGGCTCAGGTGTTTTAACGTGCCGGAGACTGAGTTTTCGCACTTGAAGAACAAGCTTGATGAAAAAAAGCACATAAAAGTTGGACCAGAAATATTAGAAATTGATTCACTCTGTGGTTATAAACTCtgcaaaatatttgaaaaaaaATTTCTAGAATCAGATACCAGCGCAGTTAATCCACAAATAAGCTTGTTAAACATTCCAAGCGGAACCCACGATATTAACctaaaaaatatatttgcCGCCAATCCAAGGTTTCATCCGCTACTTCCCCTACCCATTCTTCCGGGAAACCCAAAGGTAAAAAGCTCCTCCAATGCATATTCCTTTGACATCGCATCAGAGTTCAACCCAGCCTTATTGATATTCCCCGTTGACCTCTCTAACATGTCATATGATACATATATATCACTATATCAACGTTCCAATCAATACTGGCTCAATACACCTGATCGATTTAAAGAGCTATCCCAAGACTTGGAAAACTAA
- a CDS encoding hypothetical protein (encoded by transcript BEWA_021010A) yields MVSEADVYRAEAAQEMARELADSFSAWNSTTLGTRERACQKVVLKTEEYVKYMDSCSANGGCNEVVSGFYTPAALWATRRLSGLLCSLDDIEAKITDLYSLSKNTSDLKVKEDIKSDLATLTELKKKYFELFAADIKFKNVKLGDKKHLGATTKTYQHVAPKAVHTEVEEVSA; encoded by the coding sequence ATGGTGTCTGAGGCTGACGTTTACAGGGCTGAGGCCGCTCAGGAGATGGCTCGTGAGCTTGCTGACAGTTTTTCAGCCTGGAACTCGACTACCCTTGGTACACGCGAGAGGGCCTGCCAGAAGGTCGTTTTGAAGACTGAGGAGTACGTAAAGTATATGGACTCTTGCAGTGCAAATGGAGGTTGCAATGAAGTCGTGTCTGGATTTTATACACCCGCTGCCTTGTGGGCAACAAGGAGACTCTCTGGACTGTTGTGCAGTTTGGACGACATTGAAGCCAAAATCACTGATCTCTATTCCTTATCCAAAAACACAAGTGACCTCAAGGTCAAGGAGGACATCAAGTCTGACCTGGCGACCCTCACAGAGCTCAAGAAGAAATACTTTGAACTGTTCGCTGCGGATATCAAATTCAAAAACGTCAAGCTTGGGGACAAGAAGCATCTTGGCGCCACTACCAAGACATATCAACATGTAGCACCTAAAGCTGTGCACACAGAAGTGGAGGAAGTTTCCGCCTAG
- a CDS encoding dual-specificity protein phosphatase, putative (encoded by transcript BEWA_021090A), with protein MSKILPELFVGNIYQANSLFGPCMDHTLAFNGLDSTEASYPVIKAVVTVCFDQTIWCNFRRGATKSDCTSEDCDPECPVLPQELLKYKNNSYLNLHFDKVSARKEGESQHTLHSIILADDSNDEGLFNAFGFVYDLVEYVREQNGSVFIHCTAGMSRSVTLTTSYLIKKWNKGFNQVYRYVSSIHPKAAISNGFAYQLRLYKRYRCTVDQGFANYYFNTYSFDEDYLMMEDEPERQDDESKLVYSCKACREVLFFDINTVPHDKDKNSSEECSSVFIEPMDWMPGLEAQDGRLSCKNTKCNSKLGYYSWHGRRCSCGHLQVPAFQIQSSKVDVFFMDPKIHRNGPVRNVHLT; from the exons ATGTCAAAGATTCTTCCTGAACTGTTCGTTGGTAACATCTACCAAGCAAATAGTCTCTTTGGTCCCTGCATGGATCACACATTAGCGTTCAATGGACTCGATTCAACCGAGGCTAGCTACCCTGTCATTAAAGCAGTCGTCACTGTCTGTTTTGATCAAACAATTTGGTGTAACTTTCGCAGGGGAGCCACAAAGTCGGATTGTACCTCAGAAGATTGTGATCCAGAATGCCCAGTGCTACCACAAGAGTTGttaaagtacaagaataacAGCTATTTAAACCTCCATTTCGATAAAGTTTCAGCCCGTAAAGAGGGTGAATCGCAGCACACGCTCCATTCTATCATACTTGCTGATGATTCCAACGATGAAGGACTTTTTAATGCCTTTGGATTTGTATACGA TTTAGTGGAGTACGTTAGAGAACAAAATGGCAGCGTTTTCATTCACTGCACGGCAGGAATGTCGAGAAGTGTAACACTAACCACTTCCTATTTAATCAAAAAGTGGAACAAGGGCTTTAACCAAGTCTATCGCTATGTTTCAAGCATTCATCCAAAGGCAGCTATAAGCAATGGATTTGCTTATCAGCTAAGACTATACAAGAGATACAGATGTACTGTTGATCAGGGATTTGCAAACTACTATTTCAACACCTACAGTTTTGATGAGGATTATCTAATGATGGAAGACGAACCAGAGCGCCAAGATGATGAATCTAAACTCGTATACTCATGCAAAGCATGCAGAGAAGTATTATTTTTCGATATTAATACAGTGCCAcatgataaagataaaaattCTAGTGAAGAATGCAGTTCGGTATTTATAGAACCTATGGATTGGATGCCTGGACTAGAAGCGCAAGATGGACGTTTGtcttgtaaaaatacaaaatgcAATTCTAAATTGGGCTATTATTCTTGGCACGGAAGAAGGTGCTCTTGCGGTCATCTCCAGGTGCCTGCATTCCAGATCCAATCATCTAAAGTTGATGTATTTTTTATGGATCCAAAAATTCACAGAAATGGTCCTGTTAGAAATGTACACTTAACGTAG
- a CDS encoding ribosomal protein L9, N-terminal domain containing protein (encoded by transcript BEWA_021070A) produces MMAHKFRYVKVTLEKDTPDIGKQGEIVAVNRSFAFNYLVPFGFARYTTRAELVGQALEKDYKEALTNVRRSAALQLKNKIGNNCVLNFEVLAKEKGSQALNIPLRPINIIEKLKERRVFTPLDMLREQDVEINTNSGFITKFGTYSASLTLDEEIKASVKIVVSEAPLDCSFIPY; encoded by the exons ATGAT GGCTCACAAGTTTCGATACGTAAAGGTCACGCTAGAAAAGGACACTCCAGACATTGGAAAGCAAG GAGAGATCGTAGCTGTCAATAGAAGCTTTGCGTTCAACTACCTGGTCCCCTTTGGATTTGCTAGGTACACAACCAGAGCGGAACTTGTAGGTCAAGCTCTTGAGAAAGACTACAAGGAAGCCCTTACAAACGTCAGAAGATCTGCTGCACTGCAactaaaaaacaaaattgGCAATAATTGTGTGCTTAACTTTGAAGTTCTAGCCAAAGAGAAAGGATCACAGGCACTCAACATACCTCTCCGTCCCATTAATATTATAGAAAAGCTGAAGGAACGGCGAGTATTCACGCCACTTGACATGCTAAGAGAACAGGATGTTGAAATAAATACAAACTCTGGATTCATAACAAAATTCGGAACCTATTCCGCCTCTTTGACTcttgatgaagaaattaaGGCGTCCGTGAAAATTGTAGTCTCAGAGGCTCCACTCGATTGTTCTTTTATCCCCTACTAA
- a CDS encoding hypothetical protein (encoded by transcript BEWA_021060A), giving the protein MLFRWLRKGDNSIFYIRRNFLHHSPNSGRYFTNRLYMKKCSSCTSWNHLSAIHCSKCSHKLTDDDIRLRTIDPIYEISNVQKSSIVKEQYSSKVLYRCFDFTIMYHPQPSGLIHLSATPNGTFYDIKNFRRAHIPLISKMKQTCINVFKEIITETPVSEGDTHLSRIKSFIKDDNKEKHWNFVSSLLIFGFNYPSNFVHVVMHAILPPIHTFNMFKCPYYYPLETVLADLESYGRVHSFTPAFMRKLNENDTIFKDIVTTNDTFKKTILGEEPQE; this is encoded by the coding sequence ATGCTGTTCAGATGGTTGCGCAAGGGGGAtaattccattttttatataagaagaaatttTCTCCATCACTCTCCAAATTCTGGAAGATACTTTACCAATAGGTTATACATGAAAAAATGCTCAAGCTGCACATCTTGGAATCACCTTTCTGCTATCCACTGTTCAAAGTGTTCACATAAGCTGACGGATGATGACATTAGACTCAGGACAATCGACCCTATTTACGAAATATcaaatgttcaaaagtCATCAATAGTCAAAGAACAATACAGTTCAAAGGTACTCTACCGATGTTTTGATTTTACAATAATGTACCATCCACAGCCATCCGGACTAATACATCTATCCGCCACGCCAAATGGAACATTTTATGatatcaaaaattttaGAAGAGCACATATTCCTCTAATTTCAAAGATGAAGCAAACTTGCATTAATGTATTCAAGGAAATTATCACTGAAACACCTGTTTCAGAAGGAGATACTCATCTTTCGAGAATTAAGAGCTTTATAAAAGATGATAACAAGGAGAAACACTGGAATTTTGTATCATCTCTTCTTATTTTCGGCTTTAATTATCCCAGCAACTTTGTACATGTTGTCATGCACGCAATACTACCTCCAATTCACACATTCAACATGTTCAAGTGCCCCTACTACTATCCTCTAGAAACCGTCCTAGCGGACCTTGAAAGCTATGGTAGAGTTCATTCATTCACTCCAGCCTTCATGAGAAAGCTAAACGAAAATGATACCATCTTCAAGGATATAGTAACAACAAACGACACTTTTAAAAAGACAATCCTCGGTGAGGAACCCCAAGAataa
- a CDS encoding hypothetical protein (encoded by transcript BEWA_021050A) — protein MLNASRFSRGGGDQKTPFLVGKERELFESKKWPSSFSKPVDITKIRIDAFKPWITKRTAELMGVDDEIVVDYCISQLKVLGETDAKANIENAGDGGTVFNEKPSLDPKRLQINLTGFMAKKAHVFVKELWDLLLSAQENEYGIPQAFIDEKKREIENEANAELSSIKEDRETHIYDEDRHVDENYTDSKREVSHTNERRYKTERRRSSTPVRRGSYSHKDRRYDRHRTHRYKRSHSRDIRRGSYSRSSSSSQSSTSSYEYSNRKHRRHSRRESRRDRSSSSDYHRRSRRSRSGRRHRRSRDDYKRRRNSRYDSDSSPSIAPERLRGKTRNRS, from the exons ATGCTGAACGCTTCTCGGTTCTCTCGTGGCGGTGGCGACCAGAAGACGCCCTTTTTGGTAGGTAAAGAGCGTGAGCTCTTTGAATCAAAAAAATGGCCGAGCTCATTTTCTAAACCTGTAGATATCACCAAGATAAGGATAGACGCTTTCAAGCCATGGATTACTAAACGAACTGCTGAGCTAATGGGCGTTGATGACGAAATCGTGGTTGATTATTGCATTAGCCAGTTAAAAGTACTCGGGGAAACAGATGCCAAAGCCAACATCGAAAATGCAG GTGATGGTGGAACTGTGTTCAATGAAAAACCATCCCTTGATCCAAAGAGGCTGCAGATAAATCTTACTGGTTTCATGGCAAAAAAGGCACACGTTTTTGTCAAGGAATTGTGGGATTTACTCTTATCTGCGCAGGAAAATGAATATGGAATCCCTCAGGCATTcattgatgaaaagaagaggGAGATCGAAAATGAAGCTAATGCAGAACTTTCTTCCATTAAGGAAGATAGAGAAACCCATATTTATGACGAAGATAGACACGTTGATGAGAATTATACTGATTCTAAACGCGAAGTATCGCACACAAATGAGCGTCGTTACAAAACAGAGAGACGTCGCAGTTCAACACCCGTACGTAGGGGTTCTTATTCGCACAAAGATCGCAGATATGATAGACATAGGACACACAGATACAAGCGTTCCCATTCGAGGGATATCCGAAGGGGATCGTATAGTCGTTCTTCTAGCAGTTCTCAATCATCAACATCATCATACGAATATAGTAATAGGAAACATCGGAGACACTCCAGAAGAGAATCACGCAGAGATCGTTCTTCTAGTTCAGATTACCACCGCCGTTCTAGACGCAGTAGATCAGGGAGAAGACACAGACGTTCTCGAGATGATTATAAAAGACGGCGAAATTCGCGTTATGATTCAGACAGTTCACCAAGTATCGCTCCAG AGAGATTGAGGGGTAAGACAAGGAATAGGTCATGA
- a CDS encoding hypothetical protein (encoded by transcript BEWA_021020A): MTRRDVYGTNDRFLNKEWALDSSSETTTVASRTSKTDLEPSVTRDVFMEENKGCYKADKEAVIKSVTGPAEPEDDEDEDATQNSLSKHASLDSIILPFDTKETQSIDRNIESKVVENEPLLTNERLRSKIDELERHLSGANEFEDAKLQNESSFHEQMSHFLTNASISFEESLCGCDSPSIHKSGIYSAHKTTSEPRGKWEGIEIMKSLGDLSLGNSDFREETIVETGSINFKELYSHEQSPESLSVLKFQARVENLHSAPPKLECTGSHLLADSHSVQSTFHLPCDRTRSDITLLKSAKPHIGGSNLNPSQLYSIAQGFYEDEYKDSPLQACSHSSRTTLRSSKVSQELSQRTRSDEFQEEHGCQLRESQSYKGRLPQDEEAEYATRDVREKTEYNKVKSKTHPLCRVSSIHKNDPRRNRTLSLKRLNTPDTRDDGLELATPDFQQAKGRRIEKLKIRPLRHIRHKLLIDGFDATVYIINSSKRATSSLCTIMFDYDKDTLMIKSMNNLFEINATTLVSEEIPTVPNAPILLKLSVLNVKTSAVVIQSMNGRDLEILGGTIGWLENDGMGVQDDAMA; this comes from the exons ATGACAAGGAGGGATGTGTATGGAACAAATGATCGATTTTTAAACAAGGAATGGGCTCTTGATAGCTCAAGTGAAACAACAACAGTTGCAAGTAGAACGTCAAAGACTGATTTGGAACCGTCTGTTACAAGGGACGTTTTcatggaagaaaataaaggTTGCTACAAAGCGGATAAAGAAGCCGTAATAAAATCTGTTACTGGTCCAGCCGAaccagaggatgatgaagatgaagacGCAACACAGAATAGTTTGAGTAAGCATGCATCTTTGGACTCCATCATTCTCCCGTTTGATACGAAAGAGACCCAATCAATAGATAGAAACATCGAAAGTAAAGTGGTAGAAAATGAACCCTTGTTGACAAATGAACGCCTACGGTCTAAAATTGATGAGTTAGAAAGGCACTTATCGGGAGCCAATGAATTTGAAGATGCCAAACTGCAGAATGAGTCGTCGTTTCATGAACAAATGTCTCATTTTCTAACAAATGCAAGTATCTCCTTTGAGGAATCACTCTGTGGTTGTGATAGTCCAAGTATCCACAAATCTGGAATTTATTCTGCTCACAAGACAACTTCAGAACCGAGAGGGAAATGGGAAGGCATAGAAATCATGAAATCTCTGGGGGATCTATCACTGGGAAATAGCGATTTTAGAGAAGAAACGATAGTTGAGACTGGGAGTATAAACTTCAAAGAACTATACAGTCATGAGCAAAGCCCAGAGTCTCTGTctgttttaaaatttcaagCTCGTGTAGAGAATCTACATTCGGCCCCTCCCAAACTAGAGTGTACTGGATCACATTTACTTGCAGATTCCCATTCAGTACAGAgcacttttcatcttccttgtgATCGTACACGGTCTGATATTACCCTTTTAAAGTCTGCAAAACCGCATATCGGTGGATCAAATTTGAATCCCAGTCAGTTGTATTCCATAGCACAAGGGTTTtatgaggatgaatataagGATTCTCCTTTACAAGCTTGCTCACATTCATCAAGAACAACTTTGCGCTCTTCAAAGGTTAGCCAAGAGTTGTCTCAAAGGACTCGTAGTGATGAATTTCAAGAGGAGCATGGTTGCCAGCTACGAGAATCGCAGAGCTACAAGGGTAGACTCCcacaagatgaagaagcagAGTATGCAACTAGGGACGTGCGTGAAAAGACTGAATACAACAAGGTTAAAAGTAAAACACATCCATTGTGTCGAGTCTCGAGTATTCACAAAAACGACCCAAGGAGAAATCGTACATTATCCCTGAAAAGACTCAATACTCCCGACACTAGAGATGATGGTTTGGAATTGGCTACTCCAGACTTTCAACAGGCAAAAGGTAGGCGCATAGAAAAGCTAAAGATAAGGCCGCTAAGGCATATTCGACACAAACTCCTGATTGATGGATTTGATGCCACCGTCTACATTATCAACT CGAGTAAACGTGCGACCTCGTCACTCTGCACGATCATGTTTGACTACGACAAGGACACattgatgataaaatcaATGAACAATTTATTCGAAATTAATGCAACAACTTTGGTTTCCGAGGAAATACCAACGGTCCCAAACGCACCAATCCTGCTCAAACTCTCCGTTTTAAACGTCAAGACATCGGCAGTCGTCATACAGAGCATGAATGGCCGAGACCTGGAGATTCTAGGCGGTACAATAGGCTGGCTGGAGAATGATGGAATGGGAGTACAGGATGATGCCATGGCCTAG